A window from Macaca thibetana thibetana isolate TM-01 chromosome 7, ASM2454274v1, whole genome shotgun sequence encodes these proteins:
- the GANC gene encoding neutral alpha-glucosidase C isoform X2, producing MKCHITANPFKVDLVSEEEVVISINSLGQLYFEHLQILHKQRAAKENEEEASVDTSQENQEDLGLWEEKFGKFVDIKANGPSSIGLDFSLHGFEHLYGIPQHAESHQLKNTGDEDAYRLYNLDVYGYQIYDKMGIYGSVPYLLAHKLGRTIGIFWLNASETLVEINTEPAVEYTLSQMGPVAAKQKVGSRTHVHWMSESGIIDVFLLTGPTPSDVFKQYSHLTGTQAMPPLFSLGYHQCRWNYEDEQDVKAVDAGFDEHDIPYDAMWLDIEHTEGKRYFTWDKKRFPNPERMQELLRSKKRKLVVISDPHIKIDPDYSVYVKAKDQGFFVKNQEGEDFEGVCWPGLSSYLDFTNPKVREWYSSLFAFPVYQGSTDILFLWNDMNEPSVFRGPEQTMQKNAIHHGNWEHRELHNIYGFYHQMATAEGLIQRSKGKERPFVLTRSFFAGSQKYGAVWTGDNTAEWSYLKISIPMLLTLSITGISFCGADIGGFIGNPETELLVRWYQAGAYQPFFRGHATMNAKRREPWLFGKEHTRLIREAIRERYGLLPYWYSLFYHAHVASQPVMRPLWVEFPDELKTFDMEDEYMLGSALLVHPVTEPKATTVDVFLPGSNEVWYDYKTFAHWEGGCTVKIPVALDTIPVFQRGGSVVPIKTTVGKSTGWMTESSYGLRVALSTKGSSVGELYLDDGHSFQYLHQKQFLHRKFSFCSSVLINSSADQRGHYPSKCVVEQILVLGLRKEPSFVTTHSSDGKDQPVAFTYCAKTSSLSLEKLSLNIATDWEVRII from the exons GAAAATCAAGAGGATCTGGGCCTGTGGGaagagaaatttggaaaatttgtggATATCAAAGCTAATG GTCCTTCTTCCATTGGTTTGGATTTCTCCTTGCATGGATTTGAGCATCTCTATGGGATCCCACAACATGCAGAATCACACCAACTTAAAAATACTGG TGATGAAGATGCTTACCGTCTTTATAACCTGGATGTCTATGGATAccaaatatatgataaaatggGCATTTATGGTTCAGTACCTTATCTCCTGGCCCACAAACTGGGCAGAACTATAGGCATTTTCTGGCTGAATGCCTCAGAAACACTAGTGGAGATCAATACAGAGCCTGCAGTAGAG TATACACTGTCCCAGATGGGCCCAGTTGCTGCTAAACAAAAGGTCGGATCTCGAACTCATGTGCACTGGATGTCAGAAAGTGGAATCATTGATGTTTTTCTGCTGACAGGACCTACACCTTCTGATGTCTTCAAACAGTACTCACACCTTACAG GCACACAAGCCATGCCCCCTCTTTTCTCTTTGGGATACCACCAGTGCCGCTGGAACTATGAAGATGAGCAGGACGTAAAAGCAGTGGATGCAGGGTTTGATGAGCATGACATTCCTTATGATGCCATGTGGCTGGACATAGAGCACACTGAGGGCAAGAGGTACTTCACCTGGGACAAAAAAAGATTCCCAAACCCCGAGAGGATGCAAGAGCTGCTTAGGAGCAAAAAGCGTAAG CTTGTGGTCATCAGTGATCCCCACATCAAGATTGATCCTGACTACTCAGTATATGTGAAGGCCAAAGATCAGGGCTTCTTTGTGAAGAATCAGGAAGGGGAAGACTTTGAAGGGGTGTGCTGGCCAG GTCTCTCCTCTTACCTGGATTTCACCAATCCCAAGGTCAGAGAGTGGTATTCAAGTCTTTTTGCTTTCCCTGTTTATCAG GGATCTACGGACATCCTCTTCCTTTGGAATGACATGAATGAGCCCTCTGTCTTTAGAGGGCCAGAGCAAACCATGCAGAAGAATGCCATTCATCATGGCAATTGGGAGCACAGAGAACTCCACAACATCTACGGTTTTTATCAT CAAATGGCCACTGCAGAAGGACTGATACAGCGATCTAAAGGGAAGGAGAGACCCTTTGTTCTTACACGTTCTTTCTTTGCTGGATCACAAAAGTATG GTGCTGTGTGGACAGGCGACAACACAGCAGAATGGAGCTACCTGAAAATTTCTATCCCAATGTTACTCACTCTCAGCATTACTGGGATCTCTTTTTGTGGAG CTGACATAGGCGGGTTCATTGGGAATCCAGAGACAGAGCTGCTAGTGCGTTGGTACCAGGCCGGAGCCTACCAGCCCTTCTTCCGTGGCCATGCCACCATGAATGCCAAGCGACGGGAGCCCTGGCTCTTTGGGAAGGAACACACCCGGCTCATCCGAGAAGCCATCAGAGAGCGCTATGGCCTCTTGCCATATTGGTATTCTCTGTTCTACCATGCACACGTGGCTTCCCAACCTGTCATGAG gcCTCTGTGGGTGGAGTTCCCAGATGAACTAAAGACTTTTGATATGGAAGATGAATACATGCTGG GGAGTGCATTATTGGTTCATCCAGTCACAGAACCAAAAGCCACCACAGTTGATGTGTTTCTTCCGGGATCAAATGAG GTCTGGTATGACTATAAGACATTTGCTCATTGGGAAGGAGGGTGTACTGTAAAGATCCCAGTAGCCTTGGACACT ATTCCAGTGTTTCAGCGAGGTGGAAGTGTGGTACCAATAAAGACAACTGTAGGAAAATCCACAGGCTGGATGACTGAATCCTCCTATGGACTCCGGGTTGCTCTAAGCACTAAG GGTTCTTCAGTGGGTGAGTTGTATCTTGATGATGGCCATTCATTCCAATACCTCCACCAGAAGCAATTTTTGCACAGGAAGTTTTCATTCTGTTCCAGCGTTTTGATCAATAG TTCTGCCGACCAGAGAGGTCATTATCCCAGCAAGTGTGTGGTGGAGCAGATCTTGGTCTTAGGCCTCAGGAAGGAGCCATCTTTTGTGACTACCCACTCATCTG ATGGTAAAGATCAGCCTGTGGCTTTTACGTATTGTGCCAAAACGTCCAGCCTGAGCCTGGAGAAGCTCTCGCTCAACATTGCCACTGACTGGGAGGTCCGCATCATATGA